Below is a genomic region from Prolixibacteraceae bacterium.
GCCATGAGATCGTACGATAGTATGGTGGCACTGTGGGGAGAGTTTGATACGTCACTGATTCGTGTTCGCGATGTTCGAATGTCGGTAAAAAAGATTGCAGGGGTTATGACTCCTGTCTTGGATGGGGTGGATTTTGAAATCACACCATTTAGCCTATTCAGTACTCCATTGTGGTTCTTAGATGGTATGGAATTAATAAAAGAGTTAGCAAAAGTGGGTATCGAGCGAGAATTTTTTGCTCGTAAGATGGGACTGCTTGAGTATGCTCGTAAAAAGACTACGCAGAAGGTGAATCTTTTTGAGAAGGTTCAGATACCTGGTTATGCGGATGCCATTCGTAAGATTAAGCGTTTTATGGAGGATGAAGAAAATCTTTCAAAGTCGGCACAGAAAATCGTGAAGTCGCGTCAACAAAATATAGAGGAGGAAACGTTATGATTGTAAAGATGAAGAAATTTTCCTTCCTTCTTTTTCATAAAGAGTATGAATCATTTTTAGAACAATTACGTTCTATTGGATTGATTCATGTGAATGAGAAAGAGGGTGGAGTAGAAGATCCACAATTTGACGAAACAATCCAAGAGTTGTCGCGGGTAGATGCCTTAGTAAAGGAGTTTGTAAAACTCAACGGAGATAAAAATACGCTAGAGGATTCGGCTGGCGTACAGAAATATGAGAGTGTAGATACAGTTCTTGAAGCTTATAATAAGCTTGTTGAAGAACGTGATACACTAGTGGCAAGACAACAACAAGTAGAGAAGTTCAAAGAGGTTTGGTTGCCATGGGGAGATTTTGATATCTCGAAATTAGAGAAGTTAAAAGATGCAGGTTGGAACCTTGAGTTCTACTCTTGTAATTCACGTGATTGGAATGATGAATGGGATGATAAATATGACATTCTTAACGTTGCTCAAATTGGTGTGAATCGATATTTTGTTGTGATTTCTTCTGCTGAGGATACCGTAAGTATTGAGGCAGATAAAGTTGAACTACCTGAGATCTCTTTTAGTGAATCGAATAGAGAAGCAGATATAGTAAAAGACAAAATAGCTTTAATTGAAGAACAGTTGGTTCGTCTTACAAAGGTAGGATTACCATTGCTTGAAGATTATCAATTGGAGATACAAGATCGTGTTGATTTTGCTAAAGTACGCTTGAATGGAGATAAGATGGCGGAGAACCATGTCTATCTACTCGAAGGATTTGTTCCTGAAGAGAAAGCGGATGAGATAAGAGCGTTCTTGGAGAAAGAGAGAGTTTATTATGAGGAGAGTGCTCCCTCTTATGAGGAAAAAGTTCCTGTATTGTTAAAGAACAATCGTTTTGTGCGTATGTTTGAGATGATCGGAGACCTCTACTCTTTGCCTAAATATGGGGAGTTAGATTTGACACCATATTTTGCACCATTTTATTTATTGTTCTTTGGTTTCTGTTTGGGAGATGCAGGTTATGGATTGTTATTAATGATTCTTGGTTTTGTATTTACTCCTAAAACTACTGGTGCAACCAAGAGTGCAATGCAACTATGTAAGTGGCTTGGAGCTTCGACGATTCTATTTGGATTGATAGGGGGTACTTTTTTTGGTATTAACCTTTATGATGAAGGCTGGGGATTCTATGGTAATTTGAGTCAGATGCTGAAAGCGCAAGGGAAGACCATGAATGATCACCTGTTTAACTTGGCTTTGATTTTTGGAGCCATTCAGGTTATTTTTGGAATGGTACTGAAAGCCGTGAATGAAGCCAAACAGTTTGGAGTTCGTTATGCTGTTGGAACAATTGGATGGATTACTCTTTTTGTTGGATTAGTTCTATCTTACTTCCTTCCATCCTTTGGCGTTTCCGAAGGATTCGTGTCGATTTTCAGATATGTAGTGGTTGGATTTTGGGCATTGGTTTCTCTGTTCTTTAGTAATCCAGATCGTTCTATTTTTGCGAATGTAGGTGCAGGAGTGTGGGATAGTTATAATATGGCAACAGGAGTGATGGGAGATATTCTCTCTTATATCCGTCTGTTTGCATTGGGTATCTCGTCTTCAATTTTAGGATTTGTATTTAATAATCTGGCAGTTCAGTTTGCACCAGAGAATATAGTAGGCAAGATCATTGTGATGACAATAATTCTTATAATTGGTCACGGATTGAACTTGTTTATGGGGGTATTAGGGTCATTTGTTCACCCTGTACGTCTGACATTTGTGGAGTTCTATAAGAACTCTGGTTTTACAGGAGGTGGGATAAGATATAACCCTTTCCGTAAAAGAGTAAAGTAACGTTTGAAATAAGAAAATAAAAAATAATTCATAAAATAATTTTATCATGGAACCTATTACATTAGCGTATATCGGAGTTGGATTAATGTTGGCACTTTCTGGAATTGGTAGTGCTTATGGGGTAACGATTGGAGGTAATGCATCTGTAGGTGCAATGAAAAAAAATCCTGATCAGTTTGGTAGCTATTTGATGTTGTCAGCCCTTCCAGGAACACAGGGTCTTTATGGTTTTGCTGCATTCTTCGTGTTCTTAAACTTTGGTGATGCATTAAATCCTGAAACAATCGGTTGGTTACAAGCATCAGGTGTATTTGGTGCTGGTCTTGCGGTAGGATTAGCTGGTTTGTTTTCAGCAATTCGTCAAGGACAAGTTGCTGCAAACGGTATTGCTGCTGTTGGCGCAGGTTATGATGTTGCAGGTAAGACTCTAATTCTTGCTGTATTCCCTGAGCTTTATGCTATTGTAGCTTTTGCTGCTGCATTTATGATTAATGGTGCAATTGGATAAACTTCTATAGATTGTCAAATTTATCGAAGGGTGCTACATCTGTAATAATGGTGTGGCACTCTTTTTTTGTATTCCATTCAGTGTTAGGGGTATTCGGAGTGTAATAGAGTGTAAAAATGCCAATGAAGCATGTTGATCATTGGCATTTGTTTAACCTAGTTGGACTTCATGTAATTGGAAAGAAGGTCGGGATACTGTAGATCGTAATCTTTTACTTTTTGACGCTTCATTTCTAATACGATCTTTAATGAATCGATTGTTTTACGATAATTGGCGTTACGGTATTGATTATTTATTTCGTGAGGATCATTCTTAAGATCGTAGAATTCCCAAGCAGGTTTGCTATTTGGATGGCCAAAGCTATGGGTGTCTAAGTTCATTCCATAGTAGTAGATTAGTTTGTAGTTAGGAGTACGAATTCCAAAATGAGCAGGTGTCATGTCACGATGCATCCAATAGCGATAGTATAAGAGATTCTCCCAGTCTGTATTTTCATCTTTTAAAACAGGAAGGAAACTTTTTCCTTGCATACGACTAGGTGTATTAATACCACACATATCTAGAATTGTTGGAGCAAAATCTACATTTGAGATGATGTGGTTTCGTTTCTGATCATGTGATAGTTCTTTTGGCCATTTTATCATGAAGGGCATACGAATGCCTTCCTCAAAGAACCATCTTTTATCAAGGTATTCGTGCTCTCCTAGAAACATGCCTTGGTCGGAAGTGTAAATGATAATTGTATTCTCTGTCAAGTTGTTTTGATCGAGATAATCTAATATTTTTCCAACCCCTTCATCTACTGATGCAACACACCGTAGATAATCTTTAAGATATTTCTGATAGGTTGCTTTGATCATATCATGTTCAGATAATCCTTCAATATCTAATGCTCCAGTTGGCCACTCCGTGTAATTATGAACGCTTGATATCTTTATTTGTCCTGACATTCGTTGAGCCAAACGATGGAGATCATTTTGTTTTACAATTGTCTCTTTTGCTCGATGTGTTTTGTCTTCGAAAAGGGATGGAGGTTCGGGTAGGGTAATACCCTTAAAAAGAGATCTATATTTGGGATGGTATTCCCATAATGCGTGTGGCGCTTTTTGATGGACCATGAGCATGAATGGACTCTCTGTGTCTCTGTTTTTTAACCATTTTAAAGAAAGATTCGTAATAATATCGGTTACGTAGCCTTTTTGTTTGACCATCTTACGATCCTCATAGGAGGTATCTTTATCATATCCTTTTACTTTAAATTCAGGATCGAAATAGTGACCTTGACTAGGTAGTACTTGCCATTGATCAAATCCAGTTGGTTCGCTATGTAGATGCCATTTCCCAAATATAGCAGTTTGGTAACCATTTTTTTGCATGATCTGTGCGAGGTGATCTTCTTTAGGATAGAAATGATCCTTTAACGTTCGTACATTATTGATATGATTGTATTGACCTGTGAGGAGTGTTGCTCTACTTGGTGTACAGATAGCATTGGTTGAAAAACAGTGGTTTAATAAAACACCTTCATTTGCAATGCGATCAATGTTTGGGGTTGGTGCTACTGAGGCTAAATGAGAACCATATGCTGAGATAGCATTGGTGGCATGATCATCTGCCATGATTACAATGATATTGGGTTGTGGTTGCTTACGATTCTTCGTGCATGACATTGAAAAACACGCAATAGCTGTTAATAGAAACGAATTTAGCTTCTTTGTGGCCATGTTGTATGTGGTGTAAATCAGTTATGAGAATCCAAATTTCTCATAACTGATGAATGAAAATTATTTGTTTACTATGCCTACAGGACGGTGGTTATTATCAATATCCTTTTGAAATAGTACTATTTGTTGGGTTAATTCTTTGACTAATTGAGGGTGTTTTGACGCAACGTTTGTTGACTCCATAGGATCCTTATCTATATTATAGAGTGCAACTCCAGTATACCCACCAACGTTATCTTGTGTTCCTGGCATTCCATCTTTTCCTACGGTACCTGGAATACGATAGTTATGGGCTTTGTGTAGTTTCCATTTTCCTTTACGAACAGCTTGAACATCTTTTTTATTGACAAAGAAGAAATAATTATAGGGTGTTTTAGCCCCTTTTTGTCCAGATAGTATAGGCCATATGTTTTTACCATCGATAGGGTTCATTCGAGGAAATTCCGCTTTGGTCATATGCATAATCGTTGGTAAGATATCCATTGCTGTAATCATTTGATCATTGACTATACCAGATGGTAT
It encodes:
- a CDS encoding V-type ATP synthase subunit D, with the protein product MAINFQYNKTSLQKLEKDLKVRERALPTIKSKESALRVEVKKAKDEVKRLDLQLETAMRSYDSMVALWGEFDTSLIRVRDVRMSVKKIAGVMTPVLDGVDFEITPFSLFSTPLWFLDGMELIKELAKVGIEREFFARKMGLLEYARKKTTQKVNLFEKVQIPGYADAIRKIKRFMEDEENLSKSAQKIVKSRQQNIEEETL
- a CDS encoding V-type ATP synthase subunit I, which produces MKKFSFLLFHKEYESFLEQLRSIGLIHVNEKEGGVEDPQFDETIQELSRVDALVKEFVKLNGDKNTLEDSAGVQKYESVDTVLEAYNKLVEERDTLVARQQQVEKFKEVWLPWGDFDISKLEKLKDAGWNLEFYSCNSRDWNDEWDDKYDILNVAQIGVNRYFVVISSAEDTVSIEADKVELPEISFSESNREADIVKDKIALIEEQLVRLTKVGLPLLEDYQLEIQDRVDFAKVRLNGDKMAENHVYLLEGFVPEEKADEIRAFLEKERVYYEESAPSYEEKVPVLLKNNRFVRMFEMIGDLYSLPKYGELDLTPYFAPFYLLFFGFCLGDAGYGLLLMILGFVFTPKTTGATKSAMQLCKWLGASTILFGLIGGTFFGINLYDEGWGFYGNLSQMLKAQGKTMNDHLFNLALIFGAIQVIFGMVLKAVNEAKQFGVRYAVGTIGWITLFVGLVLSYFLPSFGVSEGFVSIFRYVVVGFWALVSLFFSNPDRSIFANVGAGVWDSYNMATGVMGDILSYIRLFALGISSSILGFVFNNLAVQFAPENIVGKIIVMTIILIIGHGLNLFMGVLGSFVHPVRLTFVEFYKNSGFTGGGIRYNPFRKRVK
- a CDS encoding V-type ATP synthase subunit K produces the protein MEPITLAYIGVGLMLALSGIGSAYGVTIGGNASVGAMKKNPDQFGSYLMLSALPGTQGLYGFAAFFVFLNFGDALNPETIGWLQASGVFGAGLAVGLAGLFSAIRQGQVAANGIAAVGAGYDVAGKTLILAVFPELYAIVAFAAAFMINGAIG
- a CDS encoding sulfatase, producing the protein MATKKLNSFLLTAIACFSMSCTKNRKQPQPNIIVIMADDHATNAISAYGSHLASVAPTPNIDRIANEGVLLNHCFSTNAICTPSRATLLTGQYNHINNVRTLKDHFYPKEDHLAQIMQKNGYQTAIFGKWHLHSEPTGFDQWQVLPSQGHYFDPEFKVKGYDKDTSYEDRKMVKQKGYVTDIITNLSLKWLKNRDTESPFMLMVHQKAPHALWEYHPKYRSLFKGITLPEPPSLFEDKTHRAKETIVKQNDLHRLAQRMSGQIKISSVHNYTEWPTGALDIEGLSEHDMIKATYQKYLKDYLRCVASVDEGVGKILDYLDQNNLTENTIIIYTSDQGMFLGEHEYLDKRWFFEEGIRMPFMIKWPKELSHDQKRNHIISNVDFAPTILDMCGINTPSRMQGKSFLPVLKDENTDWENLLYYRYWMHRDMTPAHFGIRTPNYKLIYYYGMNLDTHSFGHPNSKPAWEFYDLKNDPHEINNQYRNANYRKTIDSLKIVLEMKRQKVKDYDLQYPDLLSNYMKSN